In Pirellulales bacterium, the genomic window CCCGCTAACTGCCTTGCCGTCAACAGCTTGCGACCAGCGACTGCGGAGAGAGTCGTTACGAAGAGGGTTTTGCACGGGATACTGCCCAACCGTTCGCAAACCCAGAGCTACACGCCAGTGAACTCTGCGGTCATAAATCGCGGCCGTCTCAATCGGCAACCTATCCACAGTCTGCGAAAGACTTTGTGACAAAGGCCGCCTTTGATCGGCGCTCTCACCATGCTCACCGAGAGCGGTCAAAAGCCTCGCAGCAACACGCTATAACACAAATTTTACGATTACGAATTATGAGGAACTCGCAAACTGCGTTCACAAAACAACTTCCGTAACGAAAAAATTTCTCTCCTTGGCGATCGAGCGCCGTGGCGGCCGTGAAAAAGCCATCCGGCCAAGAAGTCATCGTGCCAATCGCCACGTACTGACCACCGACTCCCACGGCTCGAAACACAACGGTCGCATCAACGTAGATTGGCATGATCGGAGCGATGGCGCCCGCGATGAACGTGTCGACCGCGATTGCGGTTGAACCTGCCTTAAGACGAATCGTGAACGCCGGCGAACCGCTCGTACTGGTCACAAACACCAGCGCTCGGATTCGTAGGACATCCCCCGCTTTCAACGAATCTGCCGGGATCGTGGCGCTTTTATCAAACGGGGTCTCCGCAGCGGTGTTGGCGATTGCAGCGCTGGCGGCGGTGTTCGCATACAGCAGGGTGCCCGGCTTGGCCTGCGAAGCGAGGCGCACCCGCACGGTCGGATCGGTCGTGGCTGCCGCGCGGACGACCTTGCCGGCCTGCTTATTACTGCCTCCCGTGAGCGTGACGATTCCCGCCGTCGGATCCCAAAAGAGAATCGTGCCGAAGGAATAAGCTACATCGGTCGCCTTCGGAAAATCAAACACTCCCTCGACCGCAAGCGATCCCGGCGCGCCCGCTGGGATCGCCCGATTCGCGACGCCGACCAGATCTCCCTGGACCACGACTTGCCCGTCGGCAACATCCGCCGCCGGCGTATAGTCGATGCTCGCACCTTCCTGAACAAACTGGGCTGTTGACATGGAAAACTACTCCTCTTCGATTCGTTTAGGGGTGGGCGGCCCCGCGACACAACCAGCGGAATTCGGCCCCAGTGTCAAGCTCGTGTGGCTCTATAAGTCAGTCCCGACCAGCACAAAACATGCGGTATTCCCGGCGCCAAACCGGTGCTTTTCCGGTTGAGGCGTGCTGTGGCGAAGTTCAGACGCGGGAGCTTGTTGGATTCCGCCGCGGCCCTATTATGTCGGGCCGCGTTTCGAGAGGTCGAAACGAGGCCAGACCGGAGTGGACGTCGATTTAAGATTCCCGATGCGACTCTACGAGTCTACCGAGTCTGATTCGGGCCAGCCGGAAAAGTGAAAACTATGCAGCGACTGACCCGGGATTATGAATCGCAGAGTTGCAGCCCCACGTCCGCCGCGACGGCAATGGTGGTCCGCCCGGCGTCACCACCGTCGGCCAATGCAATCGACGCTCGTTTCCGGAAATGAACGAGGCACCCTATTGGCGACTGACACAGACCCAAGCACTTGAGCCGTCCTGATGTTGCACATTGCCGCGCTAGTTGGCGCTTACTCCGAACTGGCATATAGAGGATGGACTTCGCCGACGGTGGTTCGGTGTGACTCTGCCTGCAAATTATTCGAGCGATTGACCATGCGGAAAATTGACCTGAAAACAAATGAATTGATCCTGCCGTTCGCACGGCTGTAGGGTTTTTGCGGATTCGACTGGGCACGCTCGAGCACCGGGCTGCTTAGTTGGCACCTTCGCAAAGCGGGTAACAAGTTCGGAGAATCCCTGCGTCCGCAGCAACCAAATTTCAACGACCAATGAGCCAGCTTCCATTGTATAAGCCGAAGGAAATTGCCGCGAGGCTCAACTGCAGTCTTGCCAACGTCTATTCCCTCCTGGCTAGCGGCAAATTGACCGCAATCTCGATCGGTGTCGGCGGCAAGGGCCTGCGGGTGGCTGAGGAGGATCTGCAGTCCTTCATCGAATTGGGGCGTCTCGGACCAGGTGCAATCCAATTACCCAAGCCCGGTAGGCCGCACCGCCTCAAGCACATCAAGCTCGCAAAGCC contains:
- a CDS encoding helix-turn-helix domain-containing protein; translated protein: MSQLPLYKPKEIAARLNCSLANVYSLLASGKLTAISIGVGGKGLRVAEEDLQSFIELGRLGPGAIQLPKPGRPHRLKHIKLAKP
- a CDS encoding DUF2190 family protein; protein product: MSTAQFVQEGASIDYTPAADVADGQVVVQGDLVGVANRAIPAGAPGSLAVEGVFDFPKATDVAYSFGTILFWDPTAGIVTLTGGSNKQAGKVVRAAATTDPTVRVRLASQAKPGTLLYANTAASAAIANTAAETPFDKSATIPADSLKAGDVLRIRALVFVTSTSGSPAFTIRLKAGSTAIAVDTFIAGAIAPIMPIYVDATVVFRAVGVGGQYVAIGTMTSWPDGFFTAATALDRQGEKFFRYGSCFVNAVCEFLIIRNRKICVIACCCEAFDRSR